Proteins from a genomic interval of Neosynechococcus sphagnicola sy1:
- a CDS encoding indolepyruvate ferredoxin oxidoreductase subunit alpha: protein MSHTIVTDTCEGVADCVEACPVACIHEGPGKNRQGTDWYWIDFATCIDCGICLQVCPVEGAIVPEERPDLQKTP, encoded by the coding sequence ATGTCACACACCATTGTTACGGATACCTGTGAAGGGGTTGCAGATTGCGTTGAAGCCTGCCCCGTTGCCTGCATCCACGAGGGGCCGGGTAAAAATCGTCAGGGTACAGACTGGTACTGGATTGATTTTGCCACCTGTATTGACTGCGGTATTTGTCTCCAGGTCTGCCCGGTTGAGGGGGCAATTGTGCCTGAGGAGCGTCCTGATCTACAAAAAACACCCTAG
- a CDS encoding ABC transporter ATP-binding protein — protein sequence MNQPVPSTAILEVVDVYAGYVKGLDILQGVNLKVYPGELIAIIGPNGAGKSTLVKTVFGLLTPHRGQIRFQGQAIAGLKSNEIVQRGMCYVPQIANVFPSLTVDENLEMGAYLCSSPLQPIKDGIFATFPVLANRRRQRAGTLSGGERQMLAMGRALMVQPSLLMLDEPSAALYPPVGDQCL from the coding sequence ATGAACCAACCTGTGCCTTCCACCGCTATCTTAGAGGTCGTGGATGTCTATGCCGGGTATGTCAAGGGACTGGATATCCTCCAGGGGGTAAATCTCAAGGTCTATCCAGGGGAATTGATTGCAATTATTGGCCCCAACGGTGCCGGTAAGTCTACCCTGGTGAAGACGGTGTTTGGACTTCTGACCCCCCACCGAGGTCAGATCCGGTTCCAGGGGCAGGCGATCGCCGGATTGAAATCAAACGAGATTGTGCAGCGGGGCATGTGCTACGTGCCGCAGATTGCCAATGTTTTCCCTTCCCTCACCGTGGATGAAAACTTAGAGATGGGAGCCTATCTCTGCTCCTCTCCCTTGCAGCCGATCAAAGACGGAATTTTTGCCACGTTCCCCGTCCTCGCCAATCGGCGGCGGCAGCGAGCCGGCACCCTATCCGGTGGGGAGCGACAAATGCTCGCGATGGGGCGCGCCTTAATGGTACAGCCCAGCTTGTTAATGCTGGATGAACCCTCCGCCGCCCTTTACCCCCCTGTTGGTGACCAGTGTCTTTGA
- a CDS encoding methyltransferase domain-containing protein, protein MTEILFQQIQQFYDGASGLWEQIWGEHMHHGYYGSDGQQAPDRYQAQIDLIEALLNWARVGEAGEILDVGCGIGGSSLNLAQRFQAAVTGITLSPVQVQRARERAAQAGLTTQAEFQVANALAMPFTDNRFDLVWSLESGEHMPDKAQFLQECYRVLRPGGTLILATWCHRPTHIQPLTVDEQQLLAAIYRVYCLPGVLSLPEYTAIAQRLELQNLRTADWSTAVAPFWDQVIDSAWKPAAIWGLLQAGWTTIQGAFALGLMQSGYRRGLIRYGVLTATKHH, encoded by the coding sequence ATGACAGAGATTTTATTCCAGCAAATTCAACAGTTCTATGACGGTGCTTCGGGGCTGTGGGAGCAGATCTGGGGAGAGCATATGCACCATGGCTACTACGGCAGTGATGGTCAGCAAGCCCCGGATCGCTACCAGGCACAGATTGATCTGATTGAGGCCCTGTTGAATTGGGCAAGGGTCGGAGAGGCAGGGGAAATTCTAGATGTGGGCTGTGGGATTGGCGGCAGCTCTCTGAATCTGGCGCAGCGGTTTCAAGCCGCTGTGACAGGGATTACCCTCAGTCCCGTCCAAGTTCAGCGAGCCAGGGAACGGGCTGCCCAAGCAGGTCTGACCACTCAAGCGGAGTTCCAAGTCGCCAATGCCCTAGCCATGCCCTTTACTGACAACCGCTTCGATCTCGTCTGGTCTTTAGAAAGTGGAGAACACATGCCTGACAAGGCGCAGTTCTTGCAGGAATGTTATCGGGTACTGCGTCCAGGAGGGACGCTGATTCTGGCCACCTGGTGCCATCGTCCCACCCATATCCAACCCTTAACCGTCGATGAGCAGCAACTGCTAGCAGCCATTTACCGCGTCTATTGTTTACCCGGTGTTTTGTCCCTCCCCGAATACACCGCGATCGCCCAAAGGCTGGAACTGCAAAACCTCCGCACCGCTGATTGGTCAACTGCCGTGGCTCCCTTTTGGGATCAGGTGATTGATTCCGCCTGGAAACCAGCAGCGATTTGGGGATTGCTCCAAGCAGGATGGACAACGATTCAGGGTGCTTTTGCCCTGGGACTGATGCAGTCAGGCTACCGCAGAGGGTTGATCCGTTATGGAGTCCTGACCGCAACAAAACATCATTAA
- a CDS encoding glycosyltransferase family 4 protein: protein METLLRAWKQAKLGLDCKLVIVGDGPMRSSLEPFYGEDLGILWLGFEPDERRRIEILRGCDVFILPSLVEGLSLSLLEAMACGLACLATDVGADGEVLQDEAGIILKTQGVSSQIRTLLPLLRDHPTWIRALGQKARQRVVESYALSANISRLEDLYGDVLSQPRVFAGSST from the coding sequence GTGGAAACCCTGTTACGCGCCTGGAAACAGGCTAAGTTGGGGCTAGACTGCAAACTGGTGATTGTAGGGGATGGCCCCATGCGCTCCTCCCTGGAACCCTTCTATGGTGAAGATCTGGGGATTCTCTGGTTGGGGTTTGAGCCGGATGAACGGCGGCGGATTGAGATTCTGCGAGGCTGTGATGTGTTTATTTTGCCCTCCCTGGTGGAGGGGTTGTCCCTATCGTTGCTGGAGGCCATGGCCTGTGGGCTGGCCTGTTTAGCCACCGATGTGGGGGCGGATGGCGAGGTTCTCCAGGATGAGGCGGGGATCATTCTTAAAACCCAGGGAGTCTCCAGTCAGATTCGCACCCTCCTACCCCTGTTGCGTGACCATCCTACCTGGATTCGTGCCCTGGGGCAAAAGGCTCGTCAACGGGTGGTGGAATCCTATGCCCTCAGTGCCAATATTTCCCGCCTTGAGGATCTCTATGGGGATGTCCTGAGTCAACCACGGGTGTTCGCAGGCAGTTCAACCTGA
- a CDS encoding glycosyltransferase family 4 protein, with amino-acid sequence MHIAWLGKKSPFCGNVTYGREVTNALLDRGYQVSFLHFAQEETSPDGWPSCPEVPLPFLYKSQIYTIPSPRSSKVLSQSLRELKPDLVHASLTLSPLDFLLPEICEELGLPLVATFHPAFDRKPRNFTSGTQHLMYQLYAPFLAHYNRVIIFSQIQRDLLVRLGVPGDRVVIIPNGVDVQKYAPGGSSLKQELNAGQLFVYQGRIAPEKNCGNPVTRLETG; translated from the coding sequence ATGCACATTGCCTGGCTTGGAAAAAAATCTCCGTTTTGTGGCAACGTTACCTATGGTCGAGAGGTAACCAATGCCTTGTTGGATCGGGGATACCAGGTTAGCTTTCTCCACTTTGCCCAGGAAGAAACCTCCCCCGATGGTTGGCCCTCCTGCCCTGAAGTACCCCTGCCCTTTCTCTATAAGTCTCAAATTTATACCATTCCTTCCCCCCGATCGAGCAAGGTCTTGAGTCAGTCACTCCGCGAACTCAAGCCCGATCTAGTTCATGCTTCCCTCACCCTCTCACCCCTGGATTTTCTGCTCCCTGAGATCTGTGAAGAGCTAGGCCTACCCTTGGTGGCCACCTTCCACCCTGCCTTTGACCGCAAGCCCCGCAATTTTACATCGGGAACCCAACACCTGATGTATCAGCTCTACGCCCCGTTTTTGGCTCACTACAACCGGGTGATTATCTTCTCTCAAATTCAACGGGATTTGCTGGTGCGATTGGGGGTGCCTGGGGATCGGGTGGTGATTATTCCCAACGGAGTGGATGTCCAGAAGTATGCTCCAGGGGGATCTTCCCTGAAGCAGGAACTTAATGCCGGACAGCTGTTTGTCTACCAGGGACGCATTGCCCCTGAAAAAAACTGTGGAAACCCTGTTACGCGCCTGGAAACAGGCTAA
- a CDS encoding MFS transporter, whose product MVERRHLLSANSLYTTTMMGSLIVGFAVGEPLLAIADTVFAQVGAAADIGKELVVGGCYAIAGLLLLLLQTGENLNSLERETPHVWQDIQEGLRYLGQQRQVRAALMQLVILFSIVAALSVMAVRLAQVIPEIKASQFGFLLAAGGVGMVIGATILGHFGARLGSRNRLGFYGSLGMAIALVGLALFSQRLWPTVLLLTAIGTFAAMIGVPLQTTIQEETPEEMRGKVFGLQNNAVNIALSLPLALVGVAETLLGLQTVFLGLAALAIAGGSLTWYISVTGVNPSES is encoded by the coding sequence GTGGTCGAGCGGCGGCATTTGTTGTCCGCCAACTCCCTCTACACCACGACCATGATGGGCTCACTGATCGTGGGCTTTGCGGTGGGGGAACCCTTGCTGGCGATCGCCGATACCGTGTTTGCCCAAGTGGGCGCAGCAGCGGATATCGGTAAAGAACTGGTGGTGGGGGGGTGCTATGCGATCGCGGGGTTATTGCTGCTGTTGCTGCAAACGGGAGAAAACCTCAATAGCCTGGAACGGGAAACCCCCCATGTTTGGCAAGATATTCAGGAAGGACTCCGCTATCTGGGTCAACAGCGGCAGGTAAGGGCAGCTCTGATGCAGCTGGTGATTTTATTTTCCATTGTGGCGGCTCTCTCGGTCATGGCGGTACGTCTGGCTCAGGTGATCCCGGAAATTAAAGCCTCCCAATTTGGCTTTCTGTTAGCAGCAGGGGGGGTGGGGATGGTGATTGGGGCAACAATTTTAGGCCATTTTGGGGCACGGTTAGGATCTCGAAACCGCCTGGGCTTTTACGGTTCCCTGGGCATGGCGATCGCCCTCGTGGGCCTGGCCCTCTTCTCCCAACGACTATGGCCGACGGTGCTGCTGTTGACCGCCATTGGCACCTTTGCCGCCATGATTGGTGTCCCCTTGCAAACCACCATTCAGGAAGAAACCCCAGAGGAGATGAGGGGCAAGGTCTTTGGGCTGCAAAACAACGCCGTCAACATTGCCCTGAGTTTGCCTTTGGCATTGGTGGGGGTGGCGGAAACCCTGCTGGGATTGCAAACAGTTTTTTTAGGGTTAGCAGCCCTGGCGATCGCAGGAGGGAGTCTGACCTGGTATATTTCCGTTACGGGTGTGAACCCATCTGAATCCTAG
- the recO gene encoding DNA repair protein RecO yields the protein MSPTYKAIGINLKSMPLGESDRLVTVLTREFGLVRAVAPGARKHRSKLGGRTSLFVVNDLLISKGRTLDRISQAETLASYPGLSQDLGKLTAGQYLAELALFQALSDQPQEELFYLLNEHLRRLEQCATAVVLAQLTHGVFQLLRLAGIAPQVQACCLTQAPLTPNFTEPEWCIGFSAVIGGTVSLTALARWAQEAKVTISQQRPTPVQTRLNALELSLLQQLPQIELPPGLGEQEVDPSQLQASWGAVENLLRQYAQYHFDRPIRSAAIVDSCLTLALSSTL from the coding sequence ATGAGTCCTACCTACAAAGCAATTGGCATTAATCTCAAAAGTATGCCCCTGGGGGAGTCTGACCGATTGGTAACGGTTCTGACTCGGGAATTTGGCTTAGTACGCGCCGTTGCCCCCGGAGCCCGGAAACATCGCTCGAAGCTGGGGGGACGCACCTCTCTGTTTGTGGTCAATGACCTCTTGATCTCGAAGGGACGCACCCTGGACAGGATATCCCAGGCAGAGACTCTGGCATCCTATCCCGGCTTGAGCCAGGATCTAGGGAAGCTAACAGCCGGACAATACTTGGCAGAGTTGGCGCTGTTCCAAGCCCTAAGCGATCAGCCTCAGGAGGAGTTGTTCTATCTATTGAATGAGCATTTGCGCCGGCTAGAGCAGTGTGCTACCGCTGTCGTCCTCGCCCAATTGACCCACGGCGTCTTTCAGTTGCTCCGACTGGCAGGGATTGCCCCTCAGGTGCAGGCTTGCTGCCTGACCCAAGCACCCCTGACACCCAATTTTACGGAGCCTGAGTGGTGTATTGGCTTCAGTGCGGTCATTGGTGGAACGGTTAGCCTGACAGCCTTGGCACGATGGGCGCAGGAAGCAAAGGTGACCATTTCCCAGCAGCGGCCTACCCCGGTGCAGACCCGCCTTAATGCCCTAGAGTTATCCTTATTGCAACAACTGCCCCAGATTGAGTTACCCCCAGGGTTAGGGGAACAGGAGGTTGATCCCTCACAGCTTCAGGCTAGCTGGGGTGCTGTGGAAAACCTCTTACGTCAGTATGCTCAATATCACTTCGACCGCCCGATCCGATCCGCTGCTATCGTTGACAGTTGTCTGACGCTAGCGCTGTCTTCTACCCTCTAG
- the deoC gene encoding deoxyribose-phosphate aldolase: MTADYPDIDLAPLIDHALLSPMATPEQIEKGCDEAVRFGFAAVCVYPVYVRQVAMLLQGKVPKVCTVIGFPSGASTAAVKLYEAQEAVDLGATELDVMINLGWLKTGQVNELHQEIAEICDSTGQLVKAILEMSRLNEAEIRLAAEVCMDAGVAFLKTSTGWAGGATVPEVRLLKEITKNRLGIKASGGIRTAEQAIELVLAGASRLGTSHGVEIVRQRDNLDKDLGIAGLQP; this comes from the coding sequence ATGACTGCGGACTATCCAGATATTGATCTCGCACCCTTGATTGATCATGCCTTGCTAAGTCCGATGGCAACCCCCGAGCAAATTGAAAAGGGGTGCGATGAAGCGGTTCGCTTTGGGTTCGCGGCGGTTTGTGTTTACCCGGTTTATGTGCGGCAGGTGGCAATGCTGTTACAGGGCAAGGTGCCAAAGGTCTGCACTGTGATTGGGTTTCCCAGTGGGGCTTCCACCGCTGCTGTCAAACTTTACGAAGCCCAGGAAGCGGTGGATCTAGGGGCAACAGAGTTAGATGTAATGATCAATCTTGGCTGGCTGAAGACCGGTCAGGTGAATGAATTGCACCAGGAAATTGCTGAAATTTGTGACTCAACGGGGCAACTGGTGAAGGCAATTTTAGAAATGTCCCGGTTAAATGAGGCGGAAATTCGTCTGGCCGCTGAAGTCTGTATGGATGCCGGAGTCGCTTTTCTCAAGACCAGTACAGGGTGGGCTGGAGGGGCAACGGTCCCAGAGGTACGCCTGCTGAAGGAAATTACCAAAAATCGCCTGGGGATTAAAGCCTCTGGTGGGATTCGCACCGCTGAACAAGCCATTGAGCTGGTTTTAGCGGGTGCATCCCGGTTGGGAACCTCCCATGGTGTTGAGATTGTCCGCCAGCGCGATAACCTAGATAAAGATCTTGGGATCGCAGGCTTGCAACCTTGA
- a CDS encoding DUF3326 domain-containing protein, protein MSRAPQFILSGNSQSGDIEVNQVDAVIVPATACGGSGLLQFAQTPAQIIAVQANHTRLQVSSESLGIEAVSVPSYLEAIGWLVAQRAGLNPSALSTNLGTLRPLN, encoded by the coding sequence TTGAGTCGGGCACCTCAATTTATACTCTCTGGTAACTCCCAGTCGGGGGATATTGAGGTTAATCAGGTGGATGCGGTGATCGTACCCGCAACTGCCTGTGGTGGCAGTGGCCTCCTCCAGTTTGCCCAGACCCCAGCACAGATTATTGCGGTGCAAGCAAATCACACGCGACTCCAGGTCAGTTCAGAGTCCTTGGGTATCGAGGCCGTTTCAGTCCCCTCCTATTTAGAAGCCATCGGCTGGTTGGTGGCTCAGCGTGCAGGGCTGAATCCCTCAGCTCTGAGCACAAATCTTGGGACTTTGCGCCCTCTGAATTAA
- a CDS encoding DUF3326 domain-containing protein yields MHQRPFTVVLIIPTGVGAAIGGYAGDALPVARAIAQVADCLITHPNVLNGAQLYWPLPNALYVEGYGLDQFAAGHWKLRPVRNNRVGIVLDQGMEAELRLRHLQAAEATRATLGLNLTDYVVTDAPLGVELQTAASGATWGTIQNPGSLLRAVDQLIHQAQAEAIAVVARFPDDSGSEALQSYRQGHGVDPLAGAEAVISHLVVRNFQIPCAHAPALPPLPLDPQISPRSAAEEIGYTVFTLRFGGVESGTSIYTLW; encoded by the coding sequence TTGCACCAGCGTCCGTTTACGGTGGTTTTGATCATTCCCACTGGGGTAGGGGCTGCCATCGGTGGTTATGCCGGAGATGCACTGCCAGTCGCTCGGGCGATCGCCCAAGTTGCGGATTGTCTGATTACCCATCCCAATGTCCTCAATGGGGCTCAACTCTATTGGCCGCTGCCCAATGCCCTCTATGTTGAAGGCTATGGTCTAGATCAGTTTGCAGCCGGACACTGGAAGTTGCGTCCAGTCCGCAACAATCGGGTTGGTATTGTCCTTGATCAAGGCATGGAAGCGGAGCTGCGGCTCCGACACCTCCAGGCCGCCGAAGCGACTCGGGCAACCCTGGGGTTAAATCTTACGGATTATGTGGTCACCGATGCCCCCTTGGGGGTGGAATTACAAACCGCTGCCTCGGGGGCTACTTGGGGAACCATCCAGAATCCCGGCAGCTTACTGCGAGCCGTCGATCAATTAATCCACCAAGCGCAGGCAGAGGCGATCGCGGTGGTGGCGCGTTTCCCCGATGACAGTGGGAGCGAGGCACTACAAAGCTACCGCCAGGGACATGGGGTGGATCCCCTGGCGGGAGCAGAAGCCGTCATCAGCCATCTGGTTGTCCGTAACTTTCAGATCCCCTGCGCTCACGCCCCTGCCTTACCTCCCCTGCCCTTAGATCCACAGATTTCCCCGCGATCTGCCGCAGAAGAAATCGGCTACACCGTTTTTACCCTGCGTTTTGGTGGGGTTGAGTCGGGCACCTCAATTTATACTCTCTGGTAA
- a CDS encoding carotenoid oxygenase family protein produces the protein MQTLSANSAPAYTLKDWQGGYRSQPQEFDYWIEDIEGAIPPELSGTLFRNGPGLLDVKGEAIRHPFDGDGMICAIAFAGGRAYFRNRFVRTAGYVAEQAAGKILYRGVFGTQKPGGWLANVLDLKLKNIANTHVIYWGGKLLALWEAAHPHRLHPQTLETLGLDNLDGLLASGASFAAHPRIDPGGSHGDTRLVNFAVKAGPTSEITVYEFDLAGQVVTQQTQSIPGFAFLHDFALTPNYYLFFQNPVAFNPLPYLLGLRGAAECIKFQAQQPTRILVIPRRGGGAVQRLATDPCFVFHHANAFEQGENLVVDSVCYQSFPQVQPNQTYLDVKFAELPPSQLWRFDLNLATQSVQRQCLDQRSCEFPTLPPTQVGQPYRYLYIAAAHDPQGNAPLQAILKLDLASGDRQIWSAAPRGFVGEPVFVPRPPGISNGKEDDGWLLTLIYDAAHHRSDLVILDAQDLTQGAIARLHLKHHVPYGLHGSFTPEWLGPEP, from the coding sequence ATGCAAACGTTATCGGCAAATTCAGCCCCAGCTTACACCCTGAAGGATTGGCAGGGTGGCTATCGCTCTCAACCCCAGGAGTTTGACTATTGGATTGAAGACATCGAAGGAGCAATTCCCCCTGAACTATCCGGGACCCTGTTCCGCAATGGGCCAGGGCTGCTTGATGTCAAGGGTGAGGCAATTCGCCACCCCTTTGATGGCGATGGCATGATCTGTGCGATCGCCTTTGCTGGGGGACGGGCGTATTTTCGTAATCGCTTTGTTCGCACCGCTGGTTACGTAGCTGAGCAAGCAGCTGGCAAAATTCTCTATCGGGGTGTCTTTGGGACGCAGAAACCGGGGGGCTGGCTCGCCAACGTTTTGGATCTGAAACTCAAAAATATTGCCAATACCCATGTGATCTATTGGGGCGGTAAACTGCTGGCATTGTGGGAAGCCGCCCATCCCCATCGACTGCATCCCCAAACCTTAGAAACCCTAGGGCTGGATAACCTGGACGGCCTACTGGCCTCAGGGGCTTCCTTCGCGGCCCATCCCCGGATTGATCCCGGTGGCAGCCATGGCGACACCCGTCTGGTTAACTTTGCAGTCAAAGCAGGCCCGACTTCAGAAATCACGGTTTATGAGTTTGATCTGGCTGGGCAGGTGGTGACGCAGCAGACCCAATCTATTCCTGGGTTTGCCTTTCTCCACGACTTTGCCCTCACCCCCAACTACTATCTATTTTTCCAGAATCCGGTGGCGTTTAACCCCTTGCCTTACCTGCTAGGGCTACGGGGAGCAGCGGAGTGTATCAAGTTCCAAGCCCAGCAACCGACGCGCATTCTCGTGATTCCCCGCCGGGGCGGGGGAGCGGTGCAAAGATTGGCAACCGATCCCTGCTTTGTGTTTCACCATGCCAATGCCTTTGAACAGGGCGAAAATCTGGTGGTGGATTCTGTGTGTTATCAATCTTTCCCCCAGGTGCAACCCAATCAGACTTACCTGGATGTGAAGTTTGCGGAACTTCCCCCCAGCCAGCTGTGGCGGTTTGATTTAAACTTGGCGACCCAGTCCGTGCAGCGGCAATGCCTGGATCAGCGCAGTTGTGAGTTTCCTACCTTGCCGCCGACCCAAGTGGGGCAACCCTACCGCTATTTATATATCGCAGCGGCTCATGATCCTCAGGGGAATGCCCCTCTCCAAGCGATTTTGAAACTAGATTTGGCATCGGGAGACCGCCAGATTTGGAGTGCTGCTCCCCGTGGTTTTGTCGGTGAACCGGTATTTGTGCCTCGCCCTCCTGGAATATCCAATGGCAAGGAAGATGATGGCTGGCTCCTAACCCTGATCTATGATGCGGCCCACCATCGCTCCGATCTGGTGATTTTGGATGCTCAGGATTTAACCCAGGGGGCGATCGCGCGTCTGCATCTCAAACACCATGTGCCCTACGGTCTCCATGGCAGCTTCACCCCTGAATGGTTAGGGCCAGAACCCTAG
- a CDS encoding folate/biopterin family MFS transporter encodes MKASITEKLFFGHEPSAELIAILLVYFVQGILGLARLAVSFFLKDELSLGPAEVSALLGIVAIPWMIKPAFGFLSDGLPIWGYRRRPYLVLSGIFGALSWICLATVVHSAWAATLAIALSSLSIAVSDVIVDSLVVERARQESLSAAGSLQSLCWGASALGGLITAYFSGSLLQHFSTHTVFAMTASFPLLVSLGAWLITETRVTEPPNWVVVGQQLRQLRQALSQKEIWMPTAFLFLWQATPTAESAFFFFNTNELGFEPEFLGRVRLVTSVAALLGIWVFQRFLKTVPFRVIFGWSTVLSACLGMTMLILVTHVNRTLGIDDHWFSLGDSLVLTVMGQIAYMPVLVLAARLCPPGVEATLFALLMSITNLAALLSYEMGAVLTHWLGINETNFQALWLLVVITNLSTLLPLPLLGWLPTSDSQSLHEDRVLHPLPCPEADVSASKHLGQPFLPDLVTELICQPGLPEPIKEPVD; translated from the coding sequence ATGAAAGCATCGATTACTGAGAAGCTCTTCTTCGGTCATGAGCCGTCGGCCGAACTGATTGCCATTCTTCTGGTTTACTTTGTCCAGGGAATTTTAGGCTTAGCGCGATTGGCGGTGAGTTTCTTTCTCAAAGATGAACTATCCCTGGGGCCAGCAGAGGTATCGGCACTGCTAGGGATTGTTGCCATTCCCTGGATGATCAAACCCGCCTTTGGGTTTCTCTCCGATGGATTACCGATCTGGGGATATCGCCGCCGTCCCTATCTGGTTTTATCCGGTATCTTTGGAGCCCTTTCCTGGATTTGTTTGGCGACCGTCGTGCATTCTGCCTGGGCTGCCACCCTGGCGATCGCCCTGAGTTCCCTCTCCATTGCCGTCAGTGATGTGATTGTGGACTCTCTGGTGGTCGAGCGGGCACGCCAGGAATCCTTAAGTGCTGCTGGCTCCCTCCAATCCCTCTGTTGGGGAGCCTCTGCCCTCGGAGGCTTGATCACCGCCTACTTTAGTGGTTCGTTGTTGCAACACTTCAGCACCCACACGGTGTTTGCCATGACCGCCAGTTTTCCGCTGTTGGTTTCCCTGGGAGCCTGGCTGATTACAGAAACACGGGTGACGGAGCCGCCCAACTGGGTGGTGGTGGGTCAACAACTCCGGCAGTTACGTCAAGCCTTGTCTCAGAAAGAGATCTGGATGCCCACGGCCTTTCTCTTCCTCTGGCAAGCTACCCCGACCGCTGAATCTGCATTTTTCTTTTTCAACACCAATGAACTGGGGTTTGAGCCGGAATTTTTAGGACGGGTGCGGCTGGTCACCAGTGTGGCTGCCCTCCTGGGAATTTGGGTGTTTCAACGCTTTCTCAAGACCGTCCCCTTTCGGGTGATCTTTGGCTGGAGTACCGTCCTGTCGGCATGCTTAGGGATGACGATGTTGATTCTCGTCACCCATGTCAATCGAACCCTTGGCATTGATGATCACTGGTTTAGCTTGGGAGATAGCCTGGTACTCACTGTCATGGGGCAGATTGCCTATATGCCCGTGCTCGTGTTAGCAGCCCGCCTCTGTCCCCCTGGGGTAGAAGCAACTTTGTTTGCCCTTTTGATGTCGATTACCAACCTGGCTGCCCTTCTCTCCTACGAGATGGGAGCGGTTTTGACCCACTGGCTGGGCATCAATGAAACAAATTTTCAAGCCCTCTGGTTGCTGGTGGTGATTACCAACCTCAGCACCCTCCTGCCCTTGCCTCTGCTGGGTTGGCTCCCAACCAGTGATTCCCAAAGCCTCCATGAAGATCGAGTTCTGCATCCCCTCCCCTGTCCAGAAGCCGATGTTTCTGCTTCTAAACACTTAGGTCAGCCTTTTCTCCCCGATCTAGTGACGGAGTTAATCTGCCAACCTGGTTTACCAGAGCCGATTAAGGAACCCGTGGATTAG
- a CDS encoding cupin domain-containing protein encodes MNQSPISAQSVPATMGKTIYPEPYASQVKGRLKRKLGEYFGLTQFGVNLTHLAPGAVSALAHSHSKQDEFVLILEGTPTLVLGEQEFLLSSGDCYGFKAGTGMAHQLVNRSQATVTFLEMGDRTAGDEVEYPNDDLKATQATDGVWMLTHKDGSPY; translated from the coding sequence ATGAACCAATCACCGATTTCAGCCCAATCCGTTCCTGCAACGATGGGCAAAACAATTTATCCCGAACCCTATGCCTCACAGGTCAAAGGACGGTTGAAACGAAAGCTTGGCGAATACTTTGGTCTGACTCAGTTTGGGGTCAATCTGACCCATCTTGCACCGGGTGCAGTATCCGCCCTTGCCCACAGTCACTCCAAGCAAGATGAATTCGTCTTGATTCTGGAGGGCACCCCAACCTTGGTGCTGGGAGAACAGGAGTTTTTGCTCAGTTCAGGGGATTGCTACGGATTCAAAGCCGGCACAGGGATGGCGCATCAACTAGTGAATCGATCTCAGGCAACCGTAACCTTCCTGGAGATGGGCGATCGCACCGCAGGAGATGAAGTCGAGTATCCCAATGATGATCTCAAAGCAACCCAGGCAACAGATGGTGTGTGGATGTTAACGCACAAAGATGGTAGTCCGTACTAG